DNA sequence from the Cellulophaga sp. HaHaR_3_176 genome:
TGGTGATAATTGTCTACCAAAAATACTTCCTACTGTCTTTTTATCATATAGTTCTAATGATAATCTTAATCTATTACTGATAATACCTAAATCTAAACCAATGTTAAATTCTTTAGTACGTTCCCAAGTTAAATCAGCATTAGACAACCCAGATATAATAACACCATTAGATGGATTTCCTCCAAATAAATAATCACTATTACTTAAAAAAGCTAAAGAATCATAAGCGTTTACTGAAGTATCATTACCTGCTTCACCATAACTCAAACGCAATTTTAAATTACTCAACCAGTCTGCATTTTGCACAAAGTTTTCATCAGAAACTTTCCAAGCAAAAGCTGCCGATGGAAAAAATGCCCATTTGTTATCTTTTGCTAATTTAGAAGATCCATCATATCTACCTGAAAAGGTAAAAAGATATTTATCTTGGATATTATAATTTATTCTACCAGCAAATGATGCCAATGACTCTTTCACGTATTCAGAATCATAATCTCTAATATCTGTACCAGACTCTGTATTGAAAAATAAATATGCATTTGTATCAAAGTTTCTAGTTTCTATATTAGAAGACTCTCTTTGATTGTGATATAATGAAGAAATAAGTGTCGCTTTAAGGTTATGACCTTTTGCTACATCGAAATTAAAATCAACTATATTATCCCAAGTATAAGATGTGTTGAAAAAAGAATCATAATGAGATTGAATTCTACTAGGGTCATTACGAGCTGCTTTTGTAAATAAACCTCTAAATTCTCCGAATCTAGTATTTTTTACATTTGGTGCAAATTGCGTTTTAAAACTAATCCAATCGTTAGGCTTATAGTTTAAAAATACATTTGCAATAACATCCATAGACTTCGTATTTACAGTCCACTCACCATTTGCATCGTAATATGGGTTTGTAAAACGAGTATCTTGATCATCTGGAAATAAAATAAGATTACCTTCTGTATCACGAGAATTAACAGTTGGTGCTAAACGTTGTGTACTTCTATACAATTCTCTACTTCCTTCTTCACGTTCTGAATAAGCTAAATACGTTTTTAAACCTACCGTAAATTTATCATTTATTCTTTTAGAAAGTGAAAGACTTAAGTTATAACGCTCAAAAGCTTCAATACCTATAACACCTTCATCTTTTAAGTAACCTAAACTACCATTGTAAACTAATCCATCAGATCCACCAGACATACCTAAGTTATGACTTGTTTGGATTCCTGTTTTTTGAAAATCTTTAATCCAGTTTGTGTAATTTCTGTTAGCTGCATTACTAGCTTCTTCATTTGTAGTTCTTATTTCTGTATTGATAAAAGATCCTACATCTACATTATTATAATCAGCAACTGTAGGTGTACCAGTACTAAAACCTTTAACCCATTCTCTACTTTTTATAACATCACTTACAAAATTAACATATTGATCTCCATTGAAATAATCAGGCTCATTAGCAACTGAACGAATACCTGCTGTAGTTTCGTAAGTAAACACTGTCTTACCTTCTACACCACTTTTCGTGGTTATAATAACAACTCCGTTTGCTCCACGAGATCCATATATAGCTGTCGCTGATGCATCTTTCAAAATATCCATTTGTTGAATATCTGCTGGATTTAAAATATTAATATCTTCAAAAAAGATACCATCTACAACATATAAAGGCTTTGTTCTATCTGATGTTGGATCATCACTTGCTCCATCACGACCTACATAAGCATCATTTCTAATAGCTGTATTTCCTCTAATTCTAATGCTAAGAGGTGCTCCTGGTTTGTTACTAAGTGATCTAACATCTACCCCTGCTACCTGACCTTTAATCGCCTGGCCAATATCTGTCTTCTTTTGCTCAGTTAAATTATCTGCACTTAAAGAAGCAACAGCACCAGTTAAATTGGTCTTTTTCACTGAACCATAACCAATTACTACAACCTCATCTAACAACGCAGTATCTTCTGACATTGTAACATTTAATGAAGACTGTCCTTTATAAGCAACCTCAGTTGAAGTATACCCTATATAAGAAAATTGTAAAGTCGCTCCACTACTTGCTTGAATCTCAAAAATTCCATCAAAATCAGTAACAGTTCCACTCGTTGTTCCCTTCACTACTACATTTACTCCCGGAATGGGCATACCCTGTTCATCTGCAACAACACCAGACACTTTAGTCTGCGCCATTAGTGTCGATGATAAACCTAATAATAAGGTAACCATTAATAGTTTTAGTTTTTCCATTTTTTTCTTTGTTAAGTTAATTGTTCGCTAAAGTAATGTTAAGGGCTTGTTAATGAATGGACATATTATTCTGATATATGGACAAAATATCCATATCAAATTAATCAATTTCATAAAAAAATGACTTTAAAATATTTTTATCACATTAATATCACCCTTAAAATTGTAAATATTAAATTTTGATATGCTATTTTTAAAGTCTAGAATA
Encoded proteins:
- a CDS encoding TonB-dependent receptor, producing the protein MEKLKLLMVTLLLGLSSTLMAQTKVSGVVADEQGMPIPGVNVVVKGTTSGTVTDFDGIFEIQASSGATLQFSYIGYTSTEVAYKGQSSLNVTMSEDTALLDEVVVIGYGSVKKTNLTGAVASLSADNLTEQKKTDIGQAIKGQVAGVDVRSLSNKPGAPLSIRIRGNTAIRNDAYVGRDGASDDPTSDRTKPLYVVDGIFFEDINILNPADIQQMDILKDASATAIYGSRGANGVVIITTKSGVEGKTVFTYETTAGIRSVANEPDYFNGDQYVNFVSDVIKSREWVKGFSTGTPTVADYNNVDVGSFINTEIRTTNEEASNAANRNYTNWIKDFQKTGIQTSHNLGMSGGSDGLVYNGSLGYLKDEGVIGIEAFERYNLSLSLSKRINDKFTVGLKTYLAYSEREEGSRELYRSTQRLAPTVNSRDTEGNLILFPDDQDTRFTNPYYDANGEWTVNTKSMDVIANVFLNYKPNDWISFKTQFAPNVKNTRFGEFRGLFTKAARNDPSRIQSHYDSFFNTSYTWDNIVDFNFDVAKGHNLKATLISSLYHNQRESSNIETRNFDTNAYLFFNTESGTDIRDYDSEYVKESLASFAGRINYNIQDKYLFTFSGRYDGSSKLAKDNKWAFFPSAAFAWKVSDENFVQNADWLSNLKLRLSYGEAGNDTSVNAYDSLAFLSNSDYLFGGNPSNGVIISGLSNADLTWERTKEFNIGLDLGIISNRLRLSLELYDKKTVGSIFGRQLSPISGYNDAIGNFGSVSNKGIEITLNTRNVVTDNFSWSTNLNFAKNNNKILELDGDLDLLPYEDHGVLQVGQPADAIWALDKIGIWQLDEAAEAAVYDTFPGAYKFRDVNEDGVLDNDDKVVLGQLSPEWTAGMTNTFTYKNLDLSIQAYTRQGSFGHSEFNSLSLPWNGDDATFNKVNTDYWTPNNPDSENPALEYGANADWFYTDFDFIRIGNIGLGYELSKKALDKLNMSSMRISLDVQNPFTFTDYYGSDPETGLQNNYNGGYLTKTVLIGLKLSY